The sequence CTTTCGCTATTGATCGACAGATCCGCGCCCACATCCCTGGGCCAGGGGCATGGACTACGCTTAACGACGAGCGCTTTAAACTTGGCCCGGTCACCCTCGCCGAGAGTTCGGATCTGGAACCTGGGCAGGTCCGCGCCGATAAGAACGCTGTCTATGTGGGCACTGCCACCCAGGACGTGGTGTTGGGGACTGTTCAGCCTCCGGGGAAGAAGATGATGGACGCTGTGGCGTGGGCACGCGGCTACAACGCTGAAGGGAAGGTGAGGTTCCAGTGAGCGGGGGTTTTCGATCGCGTAGCTCCGGGCGCCGTGACGATCAGCGGCAACGCCAGCCTCACGGTGGAAGTGGAGCAAAGAAGCGTTCCGGTGGGGCTCAGGCTCGGCCGAGGAAGCACGAGCCGAAACAACAGCGGCGCGGTCACACGGGCGTGGATGAGGCCCGCTTGGCGGCTTTTGATGTGCTGCAACGAGTCAGTATAAACGGTGCCTATGCAAACCTCACGTTGCCGAATCTGTTACGGGAACGCAAGATTAAAGGCCGTGATGCTGCTTTTGCTACTGAGCTGACTTATGGGACTTTGCGCACTCTGGGTGTGTTGGATGCGGTGATCGGACAGTGTTCGTCGAGAAGCCTGGAGCAGATCGCGCCGGAGGTCCTTGATGCGCTGCGCCTGGGTGCTTACCAGCTGTTGTACACCCGCGTGGAGTCTCACGCGGCGGTGGACACTTCAGTGCGCCTAGTGGATGAGGCTGGGCAGGGCAAGGCTAAAGGGTTTGCCAACGGCATCTTGCGCACTATCAGTCGTACCAAGCCGGAGGCGTGGATTGAGAAGCTGACCCCAGACGGTGAACTTGCAGCCGTGGCGTTTCGTACGGCCCATCCGGAGTGGATCGCGGCATCGTTTTCTCGTGTCCTTGGGTTGGGTGAATTAGAGGAGGCGCTGCGCGCTGACTCTGAACGCCCCGTGGTCCACCTCGTTGCACGGCCCGGGGAGATTTCCGCCGAGGAGCTTGCCTTGATCACCGGTGGCGAGGTAGGCACCTATTCTCCGTACGCGGTGTACCTGGAGGAAGGCGACCCTGGCCAGCTGCAGCCGGTGCGCGAAGGTATGGCTGCGGTCCAGGATGAGGGCTCGCAAATCATTGCGCGCGCGGTTACGGAAGTACCCGTTGAGTCGGACTCCGGCCGCTGGCTGGATTTGTGCGCCGGCCCTGGCGGTAAGGCAGCACTGATGGGGTCACTGGCCTCGATCGATGGGGCACACGTTGATGCCGTAGAGATCTCGCCACACCGTGCGGAATTGATCCGAAAAACAGTCTCGGGCCAACCGGTCACTGTCCATGTGGCCGATGGACGTGACCCTGGGTTGGAGCCCGGCTTTGATCGCGTGCTGGTGGATGCGCCGTGTTCGGGCCTTGGTGCGTTGCGACGCCGCCCCGAGGCGCGCTGGCGGAAGGAAGAATCTGATATCGCTGAGCTCACGGTGTTGCAAGAAGAGCTGCTGCGCAGTGCGGTCAATCTGGTCAAACCTGGGGGAGTGGTGGTGTATTCCACCTGCTCGCCGGATCTGCGGGAAACCAGGGGGGTCGTCGATAAGCTGCTAGCTTCTGGTGAGGTCACCGAAGAGGACGCCCACGAGTACACCGGCGGGATGGATCGGACCGGAGACAACGCAAGCGTGCAGATGTGGCCACATCGCCACGGCACCGATGCCATGTTCTTCTCGGTCTTGCGGAAAATTAAGAATAAAAGCGAGTAGACTTGAAGGTATGTCTGCACCATATATTGCACCGTCCATTCTCGCCGCTGATTATGCCAACCTTGGTGATGATGTGTTGAAGGTTCCTAACGCGGACTGGATCCACGTTGACATCATGGATGGCCACTTTGTACCGAACCTGTCGTTTGGCCCGGACGTCACCGCGGCAGTTGATGGCGTAACCGACCAGTTCATGGACGTCCACGTGATGATCGAGGAGCCGGAGAAGTGGTTTGATACCTACATCAAGGCGGGCGCTGATCGCATCATTTTCCACGTCGAAGCCACCGATGACCATGTGGCAGCGGCCAAGCTTTTGAAGGACAAGGGCTGCCAGGCTGGCTTTGCTATCAAGCCCGACACCCCGATTGAGCCGTACCTAGACGATTTGGCCTACTTTGACGAGGTGATCATCATGACGGTAGAGCCCGGTTTCGGTGGCCAGAAGTTTATGCCAGAGATGCTGGGCAAAGTGAAGAAACTGCGTGCCGCGATCGATGAGCGCGGATTGGACTGCATCATCGAACTCGACGGTGGTATCAACACCGACACCATCGCGCAGGGAGCAGCAGCTGGCGCTGATGCATTCGTCGCGGGCTCGGCTGTCTTCGGTACGGAAGACCCGGGTGCTGCGGTGGATGAGCTGCGTAAGCTTGCCTCCTTATAATGGCTCGGCCGGTCCTACCCATGACGGGCCGCCAGGGCTTGGCCCGGCGCTGGCAGCTGCGGATGCGGTA comes from Corynebacterium cystitidis and encodes:
- a CDS encoding RsmB/NOP family class I SAM-dependent RNA methyltransferase, translating into MSGGFRSRSSGRRDDQRQRQPHGGSGAKKRSGGAQARPRKHEPKQQRRGHTGVDEARLAAFDVLQRVSINGAYANLTLPNLLRERKIKGRDAAFATELTYGTLRTLGVLDAVIGQCSSRSLEQIAPEVLDALRLGAYQLLYTRVESHAAVDTSVRLVDEAGQGKAKGFANGILRTISRTKPEAWIEKLTPDGELAAVAFRTAHPEWIAASFSRVLGLGELEEALRADSERPVVHLVARPGEISAEELALITGGEVGTYSPYAVYLEEGDPGQLQPVREGMAAVQDEGSQIIARAVTEVPVESDSGRWLDLCAGPGGKAALMGSLASIDGAHVDAVEISPHRAELIRKTVSGQPVTVHVADGRDPGLEPGFDRVLVDAPCSGLGALRRRPEARWRKEESDIAELTVLQEELLRSAVNLVKPGGVVVYSTCSPDLRETRGVVDKLLASGEVTEEDAHEYTGGMDRTGDNASVQMWPHRHGTDAMFFSVLRKIKNKSE
- the rpe gene encoding ribulose-phosphate 3-epimerase, whose product is MSAPYIAPSILAADYANLGDDVLKVPNADWIHVDIMDGHFVPNLSFGPDVTAAVDGVTDQFMDVHVMIEEPEKWFDTYIKAGADRIIFHVEATDDHVAAAKLLKDKGCQAGFAIKPDTPIEPYLDDLAYFDEVIIMTVEPGFGGQKFMPEMLGKVKKLRAAIDERGLDCIIELDGGINTDTIAQGAAAGADAFVAGSAVFGTEDPGAAVDELRKLASL